One Luteibacter sp. 9135 DNA segment encodes these proteins:
- a CDS encoding pirin family protein, which yields MIQRTIARRVRGMDTADGAGVKLKRVIGQPALDMLDPFLLLDEFRSDQAGDYIEGFPDHPHRGFETVTYMLAGRMQHGDNQGNRGDLGPGSVQWMTAGSGLVHSEMPQQEAGLMWGFQLWVNLPAADKMTAPRYQDIPPGDIPVVQPAPGVTVRVIAGELEGVSGPVAGIATQPVYLDIALDAGAHYDLGLPVGHSAFAYVFDGTAARVAGESLARSELAVLSEGDTLSLAAAEATRVLVVAGRPLREPVARYGPFVMNTQAQIHEAIADFRAGKF from the coding sequence ATGATCCAACGAACCATCGCGCGCCGCGTTCGCGGCATGGACACCGCCGACGGCGCCGGCGTGAAGCTCAAGCGTGTGATCGGCCAGCCGGCGCTGGACATGCTGGACCCGTTCCTGCTGCTGGACGAATTCCGTTCCGACCAGGCCGGCGACTACATCGAAGGCTTTCCCGATCATCCCCACCGCGGTTTCGAAACCGTGACCTACATGCTTGCCGGACGCATGCAACACGGCGACAACCAGGGCAATCGCGGCGACCTGGGTCCCGGCAGCGTGCAGTGGATGACCGCGGGCAGCGGCCTGGTCCATTCGGAAATGCCGCAGCAGGAGGCCGGGTTGATGTGGGGCTTCCAGCTGTGGGTGAACCTGCCGGCCGCGGACAAGATGACCGCGCCGCGTTACCAGGACATCCCGCCGGGCGACATCCCGGTGGTGCAGCCGGCGCCCGGCGTGACCGTACGCGTGATTGCCGGTGAGCTGGAAGGTGTCAGCGGCCCCGTGGCCGGTATCGCCACGCAGCCGGTGTACCTGGACATCGCGCTGGACGCCGGCGCGCACTACGACCTGGGCCTGCCGGTGGGGCACAGTGCGTTCGCCTACGTGTTCGACGGCACCGCCGCCCGTGTGGCCGGCGAGTCGCTGGCACGCAGCGAACTGGCGGTGCTCAGCGAGGGTGACACCTTGAGCCTTGCGGCCGCCGAGGCCACCCGCGTCCTGGTCGTGGCAGGCCGTCCCCTGCGCGAACCGGTGGCGCGCTACGGCCCGTTCGTCATGAACACCCAGGCGCAGATCCACGAGGCCATCGCCGATTTCCGCGCAGGAAAATTCTGA
- a CDS encoding carbohydrate ABC transporter permease codes for MSPRIAKALINGLLIGAAGIALAPLLYMLSVSFMTPGEASALPPPVLPTHWTLGNYRQLFLNAGMGRYLLNSLLISTAITVVSLAFNLMAGYAFAKLEFKGRQRLFQLLLGALVIPAQVAMLPLFLLLKYMGLVNTYGAVIVPALATIFGIFLVRQYASGIPNDLMEAARIDGAGEFRIFATIVMPLLKPIMVTLAIFTFLAAWNDFMWPLIALTGQEHYTLPIALASLSREHVQDSELMMAGSVVTILPVLVLFLALQRYYLEGLLMGSVKG; via the coding sequence ATGAGCCCGCGTATCGCCAAGGCCCTCATCAACGGGCTGCTGATCGGCGCGGCCGGCATCGCGCTGGCGCCGTTGCTGTACATGCTGTCGGTGTCGTTCATGACACCCGGCGAGGCCAGCGCCCTGCCGCCGCCCGTGCTGCCGACGCACTGGACGCTGGGCAACTACCGCCAGCTGTTCCTCAATGCGGGCATGGGTCGTTACCTGCTCAACAGCCTGTTGATCTCCACGGCGATCACCGTGGTCTCGCTGGCCTTCAACCTCATGGCCGGCTATGCCTTCGCCAAGCTGGAGTTCAAGGGGCGCCAGCGCCTCTTTCAGCTACTGCTGGGCGCGCTGGTGATTCCCGCGCAGGTGGCCATGCTGCCGTTGTTCCTGCTGTTGAAGTACATGGGCCTGGTCAACACCTACGGTGCCGTGATCGTGCCCGCGCTGGCCACCATCTTCGGCATCTTCCTGGTCAGGCAGTACGCCAGCGGCATCCCGAACGACCTGATGGAAGCGGCGCGCATCGACGGCGCCGGCGAGTTCCGCATCTTCGCCACCATCGTCATGCCGCTGTTGAAACCGATCATGGTGACGCTGGCGATCTTCACCTTCCTGGCCGCGTGGAACGACTTCATGTGGCCGCTGATCGCGCTGACCGGGCAGGAGCACTACACGCTGCCCATCGCCCTGGCATCGCTGTCGCGCGAGCACGTGCAGGACAGCGAGCTGATGATGGCCGGCTCCGTCGTCACCATCCTGCCGGTACTGGTGCTGTTCCTCGCCTTGCAGCGTTATTACCTCGAAGGCCTGCTGATGGGCAGCGTCAAGGGATAG
- a CDS encoding carbohydrate ABC transporter permease yields the protein MTTSRAAWLFIAPAMIVLGLFFLLPVIAALVLSVTDYDLYALADIRNLRFVALQNYWSLLQRPLFWSALGHTVYFVVVGVPLSLMASLGAAMLLNSPMARFKPFFRTALFAPVVTTVVAVAVIWRYLFNTKYGLINYVLDNLGVPTVDWLGDPHWAMPTIILFAVWKNFGYNMIIFMAGLQAIPGDLYEAARIDGASAMAQFRHITLPMLKPTMVMVSILTVSGYFQLFAEPYVMTEGGPLQSTTSVLYLMYEEGFKWWNLGSASAVAFILFVIMFAVTAAMLRLSKQGEPA from the coding sequence ATGACTACGTCCCGCGCCGCCTGGCTGTTCATCGCACCCGCGATGATCGTCCTCGGATTGTTCTTCCTGCTGCCGGTTATCGCGGCGCTGGTGCTTTCGGTCACCGATTACGACCTCTACGCGCTGGCGGACATCCGCAACCTGCGCTTCGTCGCCCTGCAGAACTACTGGTCGCTGTTGCAGCGACCGTTGTTCTGGTCGGCGCTGGGCCACACCGTGTACTTCGTGGTGGTGGGCGTACCGCTGTCGCTCATGGCCTCGCTGGGTGCGGCCATGCTGCTGAACTCGCCCATGGCGCGGTTCAAGCCGTTCTTCCGCACCGCGCTGTTCGCGCCCGTCGTCACCACGGTGGTGGCGGTGGCCGTGATCTGGCGCTACCTGTTCAACACCAAGTACGGCCTGATCAACTACGTGCTGGATAACCTGGGCGTGCCCACGGTGGACTGGCTGGGCGATCCGCACTGGGCCATGCCCACGATCATCCTGTTCGCGGTGTGGAAGAACTTCGGCTACAACATGATCATCTTCATGGCGGGCCTGCAGGCCATTCCGGGCGACCTGTACGAGGCCGCGCGCATCGACGGCGCCTCGGCCATGGCGCAGTTCCGCCACATCACGCTGCCGATGCTCAAGCCCACGATGGTGATGGTAAGCATCCTCACCGTGTCGGGCTACTTCCAGTTGTTCGCCGAACCGTATGTCATGACCGAAGGCGGCCCGCTGCAAAGCACCACCTCGGTGCTGTACCTGATGTATGAAGAAGGCTTCAAGTGGTGGAACCTCGGTTCCGCTTCCGCGGTGGCGTTCATCCTCTTCGTCATCATGTTCGCCGTCACCGCCGCCATGCTCCGGCTGTCGAAACAGGGAGAGCCTGCATGA
- a CDS encoding sugar ABC transporter substrate-binding protein, with translation MTRYLSHAAACLAVAVALVACAKPPAGTRTLQFWTIGREGEAVAKLLPEFEREHPGLHVEVQQLPLTAAHQKLLTAYAGDSTPDLTQVGNTWVPEMVALEAIEPLDARVAASKVVDPTDYFPAIWSTNVIDGHLYGVPWYVDTRLLFYRKDLLARVGYDHPPRDWAEWQAMMVKLAQPRGTTYGVLLPTNEFEQLLALALQQDDPLLRDGGRYGNFRSPGFKKALAFYVSIFKDQQAPMMTNVGVGNPWAAFGQGFYAFYLSGPWNIGEFRHRLPPAQQGDWGTVALPGPNGPGASNAGGSSLVIFRRSQHKDDAWALIEFLSRPAIQERFYQILGDMPPRRSSWEAPALKDDDKATAFRDQLDRAKPTPPVAEWERIVTEMQLVAAQAAHGDLTVDEAAAEIDRRADRLLEKRRWMLDHGHKASP, from the coding sequence GTGACCCGTTACCTGAGCCATGCGGCGGCATGCTTGGCCGTGGCCGTCGCGCTGGTTGCGTGTGCCAAGCCGCCAGCCGGCACCCGCACGCTGCAATTCTGGACCATCGGGCGCGAAGGCGAGGCGGTGGCCAAGCTGCTGCCCGAGTTCGAGCGCGAGCACCCCGGGCTGCACGTGGAAGTGCAGCAGCTGCCGCTCACCGCCGCGCACCAGAAGCTGTTGACGGCCTATGCCGGCGACTCCACGCCGGACCTCACCCAAGTAGGCAATACGTGGGTGCCGGAGATGGTGGCGCTGGAGGCGATCGAACCGCTGGATGCGCGCGTCGCCGCGTCGAAGGTGGTCGATCCGACCGATTATTTCCCCGCGATCTGGTCCACCAACGTCATCGACGGCCACCTGTACGGCGTGCCCTGGTACGTGGACACGCGCCTGCTGTTCTATCGCAAAGACCTGCTGGCCAGGGTGGGCTACGACCACCCGCCACGCGACTGGGCCGAGTGGCAGGCGATGATGGTCAAGCTGGCGCAGCCGCGCGGCACCACCTACGGCGTGCTGCTGCCCACCAACGAGTTCGAGCAGCTGCTGGCGCTTGCCTTGCAGCAGGACGATCCGCTGCTGCGCGACGGCGGACGCTACGGCAATTTCCGCAGCCCGGGGTTCAAGAAGGCGCTGGCGTTCTACGTGTCGATCTTCAAGGACCAGCAGGCGCCGATGATGACCAACGTCGGCGTGGGTAATCCCTGGGCCGCGTTCGGCCAGGGTTTCTATGCGTTCTACCTGTCCGGCCCGTGGAACATCGGCGAGTTCCGCCACCGCCTGCCGCCGGCGCAGCAAGGCGACTGGGGTACGGTGGCGCTACCGGGGCCCAACGGTCCGGGCGCGTCCAACGCGGGTGGCTCCAGCCTGGTGATCTTCCGTCGCTCGCAACACAAGGACGATGCCTGGGCGTTGATCGAGTTCCTGTCGCGCCCGGCCATCCAGGAGCGGTTCTACCAGATCCTCGGCGACATGCCGCCGCGACGCTCTTCATGGGAGGCCCCGGCACTGAAGGATGACGACAAGGCCACGGCTTTCCGCGACCAGCTGGACCGCGCCAAGCCAACCCCGCCCGTGGCGGAGTGGGAACGCATCGTCACCGAGATGCAGCTCGTCGCCGCGCAGGCCGCGCATGGCGACCTCACGGTGGACGAGGCCGCGGCCGAGATCGATCGCCGTGCCGACCGCCTCCTGGAAAAACGCCGCTGGATGCTCGACCACGGCCACAAGGCAAGCCCATGA
- a CDS encoding glucoamylase family protein, which produces MQVNTIKRLSLTMGALLACAVPLAMAQKAPAMTKHAPSASTLKDLRPVPPMIVDLEKRTFQWFWDSGNPVNGLVPDHYPTQSFASIASVGFGLTAYGVGVERGYITREQAVDRTLATLRFFRDAPQNDSEDDATGFHGFFYHFLDMQTGKREARWVEVSTVDTTLLLGGVLFAQSYYDRDDAKEKEIRDIADQIYRRVDWPWAQNNAPLISMGWTPGGKMIPHDWAGYNEGMLVYILALGSPTHPVGEDAWQAWTKTYDKTWGEFHGQTFLNFAPLFGHQYSHTWVDFRGIRDAWGRAHDMDYFENSRRAAYSQQAYAIANPGGWNGYGKNVWGLTASNGPGGLIVKQGDRERTYQGYTARGAGLDYISDDGTLVPTAAGGSIAFAPEIVIPALEEMKKKYGKNIYTKYGFVDAFNLTFDTHTEVRTGRIIPGFGWADTVHLGIDQGPIVLMIENYRSDFVWSVMKKNPYIRKGLQRAGFSGGWLDAETAADLW; this is translated from the coding sequence ATGCAAGTCAACACGATCAAGCGTCTTTCCCTCACCATGGGCGCCCTGCTCGCCTGCGCCGTCCCGCTGGCGATGGCACAGAAGGCACCGGCCATGACCAAGCACGCGCCATCCGCGAGCACACTGAAAGACCTGCGCCCCGTCCCCCCCATGATCGTCGACCTGGAAAAACGCACCTTCCAGTGGTTCTGGGACAGCGGCAATCCGGTCAACGGCCTGGTGCCGGACCACTACCCGACGCAGTCGTTCGCTTCCATCGCCTCGGTGGGCTTCGGCCTTACCGCCTATGGCGTGGGCGTGGAACGCGGCTACATAACGCGTGAGCAGGCGGTGGACCGCACGCTGGCCACGCTGCGGTTCTTCCGCGATGCGCCACAGAACGATTCCGAGGACGACGCCACTGGCTTCCACGGTTTTTTCTACCACTTCCTGGACATGCAGACCGGCAAGCGCGAGGCCCGCTGGGTCGAGGTGTCCACCGTGGATACCACGCTGCTGCTGGGCGGCGTGCTGTTCGCGCAAAGCTACTACGACCGCGACGATGCGAAGGAAAAGGAAATCCGCGACATCGCCGACCAGATCTACCGCCGGGTGGACTGGCCATGGGCGCAGAACAACGCGCCGTTGATCAGCATGGGCTGGACGCCGGGCGGCAAGATGATCCCGCACGACTGGGCGGGCTATAACGAAGGCATGCTGGTCTACATCCTGGCGCTGGGCTCACCCACCCACCCGGTCGGCGAGGACGCGTGGCAGGCCTGGACCAAGACCTACGACAAGACCTGGGGCGAGTTCCACGGGCAGACCTTCCTCAACTTCGCACCGCTGTTCGGGCACCAGTACAGCCATACCTGGGTCGACTTCCGCGGCATCCGCGATGCGTGGGGCCGGGCGCACGACATGGATTACTTCGAGAACAGCCGCCGCGCCGCGTACTCGCAGCAGGCCTATGCGATCGCCAACCCGGGCGGCTGGAACGGCTACGGCAAAAACGTCTGGGGCCTGACCGCGAGCAACGGCCCCGGTGGCCTGATCGTCAAGCAGGGCGACCGCGAGCGCACCTACCAGGGCTACACGGCGCGCGGCGCCGGCCTGGACTACATCTCCGACGACGGCACCCTGGTGCCGACGGCCGCTGGCGGCTCCATCGCGTTCGCACCGGAGATCGTCATCCCGGCGCTGGAGGAGATGAAGAAGAAGTACGGTAAGAACATCTACACGAAGTACGGCTTCGTGGATGCGTTCAACCTCACCTTCGATACCCACACGGAAGTGCGTACGGGCCGGATCATCCCGGGCTTCGGCTGGGCCGATACCGTGCACCTGGGCATCGACCAGGGCCCGATCGTGCTGATGATCGAGAACTACCGCAGCGACTTCGTGTGGAGCGTGATGAAAAAGAACCCGTACATTCGCAAGGGACTGCAGCGCGCCGGCTTCTCGGGCGGCTGGCTGGACGCCGAAACGGCCGCCGACCTGTGGTGA
- a CDS encoding TonB-dependent receptor: MKASMHLKKKLLVSVIAAAVATAIAPGMVMAQSANATLRGKATPGANVTVFNPQTGLTRHATAGQDGSYVINGLPPASYKVDAGPGTEQNITLTVASTATVNLAAPAQGATATAANATSMEGVSVSATTVQEVKTPEVGQTISLHQIATIPQVSRNFLEFADTVPGMVFNVDAKGNTSLRGGAMNTSSTNVYIDGVSQKSYVKEGGVSGQNGSQGNPFPQLAIGEYKVITNNYKAEYDQVSSAAITAETKSGTNEFHGEVFGTYTNDAFRNRTPIEKTNGKVDSESKEYGFALGGPIIKDKMHFFIAYEQKKFNTPISVTPNAVGVANIENDLPENVQSQLGSSNLTFDEKLYFGKIDWELTDRDRIEVSTQVRRETQLGGTGTGTAASAGTQGENHDTRGTFKWAHSGDSWYNELILAYENAYVAANPLQIGNGYTYSYPQDIANNQNPTIITTGAADPRATQNKSQEGPSISDTFTFNNLEWQGDHVVKFGYKFKSVELKASDVAAQNPQFFYDVRPGQGTSAEPWQVFYASALPGQDGVAKTTARQYGVFAQDDWSVNDKLTLNLGVRWDYEANPSYTNFVTSQRVLDAINAQNPYAGAAPGETYGDALAAGGVNIADYTSNGHNRKNFRGAWQPRLGFSYDLFGDEAHVFHGGAGRAYDRNLFDYLQTEVTKQALPQTTLRFNVPGHPCDTTSSTCVPFNPAFLGGQGVLQNYLVGGNSGQEVDMLNNKLKAPYSDQFSLGMSNTIGDWQTDATVTRVLSRDGFAFTLGNRLPNGSYFAVPGGASAGDQPIPNVGGLILGDNGIATRTTQVLLSAQKPYTKESGWSTSFAYTFSHAKQNRDINEHYSFDYPSLNDYPFITSNAVSKHRFVATGALDLPWGISGSIKLTLATPLPKNDVACYGATFADGSTCVPVSATPSGSKFLVGGNIWGYRDVDLQLTKDFILGEGTKIYARFDILNLFNWQNFADYNTNWGSNGELNSQPVAYNKKGNIVFVPRTARFTVGLKF; this comes from the coding sequence ATGAAAGCGTCGATGCATCTAAAGAAGAAGCTGCTGGTCAGCGTGATTGCCGCCGCCGTCGCCACGGCGATCGCACCGGGCATGGTCATGGCGCAGAGCGCCAACGCCACGTTGCGCGGTAAAGCCACGCCGGGCGCCAATGTCACGGTGTTCAACCCGCAGACCGGCTTGACCCGCCACGCCACGGCCGGCCAGGACGGCTCGTATGTCATCAACGGCCTGCCGCCCGCCTCGTACAAGGTGGATGCCGGTCCGGGCACCGAACAGAACATCACCCTGACCGTGGCCTCGACGGCGACGGTCAACCTTGCCGCGCCTGCGCAGGGCGCGACGGCGACCGCCGCCAACGCCACCAGCATGGAAGGCGTGTCGGTTTCCGCGACGACGGTGCAGGAAGTGAAGACGCCCGAAGTGGGACAGACGATCTCGCTGCACCAGATCGCCACCATTCCGCAGGTCTCGCGTAACTTCCTCGAGTTCGCCGACACCGTGCCGGGTATGGTCTTCAACGTGGATGCCAAGGGCAACACGTCGCTGCGCGGCGGCGCGATGAACACCAGCTCGACCAACGTCTACATCGACGGCGTGAGCCAGAAGAGCTACGTGAAGGAAGGTGGTGTCTCGGGCCAGAACGGCAGCCAGGGCAACCCCTTCCCGCAGCTGGCCATCGGCGAATACAAGGTCATCACCAACAACTACAAGGCCGAGTACGACCAGGTCTCGTCCGCGGCGATCACCGCCGAGACGAAATCGGGTACGAACGAGTTCCACGGTGAGGTGTTCGGCACCTACACGAACGACGCGTTCCGTAACCGCACGCCTATCGAGAAGACCAACGGCAAGGTCGATTCGGAATCCAAGGAATACGGTTTCGCTCTCGGCGGTCCGATCATCAAGGACAAGATGCATTTCTTCATCGCCTACGAGCAGAAGAAATTCAACACGCCGATCTCCGTCACGCCCAATGCGGTCGGCGTCGCGAACATCGAGAACGACCTGCCGGAGAACGTCCAGTCGCAGCTTGGCTCCTCGAACCTCACGTTCGACGAGAAGCTGTACTTCGGCAAGATCGACTGGGAACTGACCGACCGCGATCGTATCGAGGTGAGCACGCAGGTGCGCCGCGAGACGCAGCTCGGCGGCACCGGTACCGGCACGGCCGCGTCCGCCGGTACGCAAGGCGAGAACCACGACACGCGTGGCACCTTCAAGTGGGCCCACAGCGGTGACAGCTGGTACAACGAGCTGATCCTCGCCTACGAGAACGCATACGTCGCCGCCAACCCGCTGCAGATCGGCAACGGCTACACGTATTCGTATCCGCAGGACATCGCGAACAACCAGAACCCGACGATCATCACGACCGGCGCCGCCGATCCCCGCGCGACGCAGAACAAGAGCCAGGAGGGTCCGAGCATCTCGGATACCTTCACGTTCAACAATCTGGAGTGGCAGGGCGACCACGTCGTCAAGTTCGGCTACAAGTTCAAGTCGGTCGAACTGAAGGCATCGGACGTGGCCGCGCAGAACCCGCAGTTCTTCTACGACGTGCGCCCGGGCCAGGGCACCTCGGCGGAGCCGTGGCAGGTGTTCTACGCATCCGCGCTCCCGGGCCAGGATGGCGTGGCGAAGACGACGGCTCGCCAGTACGGCGTGTTTGCCCAGGACGACTGGTCCGTCAACGATAAGCTCACGCTGAACCTCGGCGTGCGCTGGGACTACGAGGCCAACCCCTCGTACACCAACTTCGTCACGTCGCAGCGCGTGCTCGATGCGATCAATGCGCAGAACCCGTATGCGGGCGCCGCGCCGGGTGAGACCTATGGCGACGCACTCGCCGCGGGCGGCGTGAACATCGCCGACTACACCAGCAATGGTCACAACCGGAAGAACTTCCGCGGCGCCTGGCAGCCGCGCCTCGGCTTCTCGTACGACCTGTTCGGCGACGAGGCCCACGTGTTCCACGGCGGCGCCGGTCGCGCGTACGACCGTAACCTCTTCGACTATCTGCAGACGGAAGTGACCAAGCAGGCCTTGCCGCAGACCACGCTGCGCTTCAACGTGCCGGGCCATCCGTGCGATACGACCTCGTCGACCTGCGTCCCCTTCAACCCGGCCTTCCTGGGCGGTCAGGGCGTATTGCAGAACTATCTCGTCGGTGGCAACTCCGGCCAGGAAGTCGACATGCTCAACAACAAGCTGAAGGCGCCTTACAGCGACCAGTTCAGCCTGGGCATGTCGAACACGATCGGCGACTGGCAGACCGATGCCACGGTGACGCGCGTGCTCAGCCGCGACGGTTTCGCGTTCACCCTCGGTAACCGCCTGCCGAACGGCAGCTACTTCGCCGTGCCGGGCGGCGCCAGCGCGGGCGACCAGCCCATCCCGAACGTGGGTGGCCTGATCCTCGGCGACAACGGTATCGCCACGCGTACCACCCAGGTCCTGCTGTCGGCCCAGAAGCCGTACACGAAGGAGTCCGGCTGGAGCACCAGCTTCGCCTACACCTTCTCGCACGCCAAGCAGAACCGCGATATCAACGAGCATTACTCGTTCGATTATCCGTCGCTCAACGACTATCCGTTCATCACGTCCAACGCCGTGTCGAAGCATCGCTTCGTGGCCACGGGCGCCCTGGATCTGCCGTGGGGCATCAGTGGATCGATCAAGCTGACGCTGGCCACACCGCTGCCGAAGAACGACGTGGCCTGCTACGGCGCCACGTTCGCCGATGGATCGACCTGCGTACCGGTTTCGGCGACGCCGAGCGGTTCGAAGTTCCTCGTCGGCGGCAACATCTGGGGCTACCGCGACGTCGACCTGCAGCTCACCAAGGATTTCATCCTCGGCGAAGGCACGAAGATCTATGCCCGCTTCGACATCCTGAACCTGTTCAACTGGCAGAACTTCGCCGACTACAACACGAACTGGGGTTCGAACGGCGAGCTCAACAGCCAGCCGGTGGCCTACAACAAGAAGGGCAACATCGTCTTCGTGCCACGTACCGCCCGCTTCACCGTCGGCCTGAAGTTCTGA
- a CDS encoding LacI family DNA-binding transcriptional regulator — protein sequence MSVTIKDVARMANVSVASVSRALNGHSGVTAETQKRIRDVAARLRYVPHSGARSLITRRTQTIGALLPDLHGAFWSELIRGIDLAARARGLYLLVSSSHGDATEAAIALRSMQGRVDGLLVMSPHADEAFLEENLPVVVPTVLINSHVRSQRQASLDVDDFGGAKAMVEHLLGLGRKRIVFIAGPEVNHDVQERCRGYRTALAAAGLGDRAAILPGDFTEESGYRAGKQALAMVPRPDAIFAANDMMAIGCLSALAEARVRTPEDIAVAGFDDIPMARYVSPPLTTVRIRIAELGEAALARLAGMIEAPDDATPEPRVVGTELVVRASCGGNDTLRRRA from the coding sequence GTGAGTGTGACGATCAAAGACGTCGCGAGGATGGCCAACGTATCGGTGGCATCGGTTTCGCGCGCGCTCAATGGACACAGTGGCGTCACGGCGGAAACGCAAAAACGTATCCGTGACGTGGCTGCTCGCCTGCGCTATGTCCCGCATAGCGGTGCCCGCAGCCTGATCACCCGGCGCACGCAGACCATCGGTGCCCTGCTGCCCGACCTGCACGGCGCGTTCTGGTCCGAACTGATCCGTGGCATCGACCTGGCCGCGCGCGCCCGTGGCCTCTACCTGCTGGTGTCCAGTTCCCACGGCGACGCCACCGAGGCGGCCATCGCCCTGCGCTCCATGCAGGGCCGCGTGGACGGCCTGCTGGTGATGTCGCCGCATGCGGACGAGGCGTTCCTGGAAGAAAACCTGCCCGTCGTGGTCCCCACCGTTCTCATCAACAGCCATGTCCGCTCCCAGCGGCAGGCCTCGCTGGACGTGGACGACTTCGGCGGCGCGAAGGCGATGGTCGAGCACCTGCTCGGCCTGGGCCGGAAGCGCATCGTGTTCATCGCCGGCCCGGAGGTGAACCACGACGTGCAGGAGCGCTGCCGTGGTTACCGCACCGCGCTGGCTGCGGCAGGCCTGGGCGACCGGGCCGCCATCCTGCCGGGCGACTTCACCGAGGAATCCGGCTACCGCGCCGGCAAGCAGGCGCTGGCCATGGTGCCGCGCCCGGATGCGATCTTCGCCGCCAACGACATGATGGCCATCGGCTGCCTGTCCGCCCTGGCCGAAGCGCGGGTGCGCACGCCCGAGGACATCGCCGTGGCCGGCTTCGACGATATCCCCATGGCGCGTTACGTCTCACCGCCGCTGACCACCGTGCGCATCCGCATCGCCGAGTTGGGCGAAGCGGCGCTGGCACGCCTCGCCGGCATGATCGAAGCACCCGACGATGCCACGCCCGAGCCGCGTGTCGTCGGTACCGAACTGGTCGTCCGTGCCTCCTGCGGCGGTAACGACACGCTAAGACGAAGGGCCTGA